CTCATCTCATCACATGAAACTGGCCATGTAATTGTGGCAAACGTTATCAACCCGATAACCATCAAGACGAGGGTCGCAAGGCCGCTTCGACTCTACAAGCACATAGCGGAGGAGGCCACCGATTCACAGCGCCCGTGGCCGAGCCTGCCTACAGGGAGGTTACAATCAACGGCCATCGGATCCGATTCTAGGACCACGGCGAACAACTCGAATCAACGAACAGAAAGCAATAGAAAGAAACAACTGTTCTCTATCGATTTAGCGGAATGCATTCCATAGAAGGAATGAGACCCGTAGATGAAGCTGTATCACATACAGTCAATGAGAGCAATCTACACTGATGACTGATAACTCGGGTCGTTTCGGTCGTTGCGGCGCAGGGAACGTCGTCCGGAGAATACCTACCTCTTTATACGTGCCAAGGCATAGCCCCATATCTGTTGGTTAGATCTTGAAGCTCAAGACTCGCTTATTATTTCGGGACCTCGAGTAGAGTCTAGCGTTTCAATGTTTCCAAGCGGGCCAAGCCATTGGCCAATGAGCACTCACCTGGATTTACTCCTTGTTACAGATCCGTCCAGGCTGTGTCTTGTATCAATTCTTCCGCAAATAAAACGTCTACTCGTTCCCACTTTGAGAGCTCCCGCGACGGTGGTTTACCTCTGCCAAGCGCCCTCGCGCGAAACAAACGGAGATGAATCTTGAAGAAAAGGGTTTTGTTGATCAAGGTTTCTCCAGCTTGGCGTTTAGATTGATAAAGTATTAAAACATGGACCTCTCTGTCAATCTTTGCCTTTCTCTCAGACAGCAACAACATTCGTTCTTTTTCCTTACTTACACTTTCGTTCATAGGCATTGATTGTCACTAAATTTCAACTgtattattttttatctATCCAATTGTATTATCCAAACCCAGACTCAAAATGTCTTCCTCCATTCTTTTCGCCGCTGGCCTCCTCGTTGGCGCCGCCCAGGCTTACACCCAGGTCAACGTCGCCTCTCCCTTTATGCTCAAGAACATCGACCCCATCGTCTTCCCCGGCGAGTACAGCAAGTCTCACCTGCACTCGTTCTTCGGCTCCGACGCCGCCACTGTCAACACAAAGACCAGCGCCGAGCTCCAGAAGGGCTGCACCAACGCCGAGAACCCCAACGATCTCTCCGTCTACTGGATCCCTACGCCTCTCTACACTGCTGATGGAAGCTCCTACGAGCCTATTCCTGTTATGCGCTTCAGCGCCTACTACAACCTCGGCGAGACCCCTGCCGAGGTCGCCATCCCTCAGAACTTGAAGATGGTTGCTGGTGATGCCAACGCCCAGACTCAGGCCGACGTCCCTGCCGATGCCAAGGTCGAGTGGATGTGCGAGGGCGAGTCTGTCCCCATCGGCGAGAACGGCTTCCCTACCTCAACCTGCGGCACTCACCTGCAGCAGCTCCTCTACTTCCCGCAGTGCGTCAACGAGGAGACGCTCGAGACGGCCTACAAGTCGCGCTCCTACGGCACAGCCAACTGGTGCCCTGAGGGCAGCAAGTCGATGCCCCAGCTGCGCTTCAGCATCCGCTACGACTTGCGCAAGGTTCTCCCCAACGGCTGGAGCGGCGAGGCGCCCTTCAAGCTGGCCTGCGGCAACGCCTGGTGCTCGCACGGCGACTTCATCAACGGCTGGACCGAGGAGGCCGCGCAGAACATGGTTGCCACCACCGAGGACAAGCGCAAGTTCTTCGAGGTCAACGGTGCTCTCGGAGGTTTCAAGGATGGTCCTACCTgtgaggccaaggacgcTGATCCTGAGAACGGTACTAGCGACTATGCTGAGAGTGTTGCTGCCATGAGCAAGCGGGATGTCTCTGCTTGGGGATGGAAGTCCAAGTCTCGCTTCGTCCGATCTGCTTAAGTTGATAGCTTGCTGCGCTCAACGACTGGATGGTTCAGACTAGAGACGACCGTAGCTTGTACATAACTACGCGTAAATAAAACCCGAAATTCATCCAGATCGTAGTCTCCCAATGTGATATTCTTTCAGTACCGTAATGTTTGCTTCAATTCGCATCGTTGGGCTCCTTCTGGATCTCAATGGTTGACTGACATGATAGCTCAGTAGACTGGACTAGATTCTCACATTAGAAAGTTATAGTTGTGGAAGGTTGCAGACAAAGAACTATTTAGTATCATTCTCTACTATGTGCCTCATCTATCGTCAACAACTGACAACTATACAAGAGACATACATCTCCAGCTTTCGTACAACAGCccccccttcttctcccacaGACAGACACACATTAATTGTCTTGGTCAAGGATCAACTTCAAGTCAACCAGGACTCGCTTTCGAAGCCTGTCTGGTTACATCTGTTTCGCAGATGGTAAACTCATGATTGAGCCTTCAAGGGAAAGGGTGCTATGGATGATTACGAGACTCGGGTAAACTTGAATGCTTGACAGTATAACTTGGGACTATCGAAGCAATTTTTATACCTAGCCCAACCTGTGTGTAGTGAGTTAATATACATCTGATGGTGCTGTAATTTTGAACACAACGAGAAGTGCGGTACACCATCGCCACGATTATGATGTGGGACGTCCATGGAGGTAAGATGAATGTATTATCGATGTGAATTGTGACACGAGGAACGAATGGTAGAGCCAACATGGTAATATCCTCTATGTGCTTAGGGATGCCTGTATGTCACCTCCCAAGCTGGATGCCTGTTCCGATTATATAGTTCTGTACAAGTGTCTTGGAGTAGGCATATGTCCCAGTCAGTAGGCAATCGAGATGGTCAACTCAACAATAGACTTATAGATACCGACGCTTTTTGAGCAGTTCAATCGTACTAGATTGGGACGTATGAGGACTTTATAATCGATGGTCCTCATAGGAAATATGGAAATGATGGAAGTCCAAGAGCGACGCGTTGGACACGGCTTCATCAAGAGCAACAATGCGCGTCAGCATACATCAATAGTGTGTCAGCCTCGATCAACAAGGGGGACAGAGCTCCGGCAGAGCTCTCGCCTTTGTGCCAACGAGAGCAGGCATCTCCCACCATCGATCAGAGGCGGCGCACTGACGAAGCTCTGCGCCGCGACGTTAACCAACAATGGTAATCGCCGCCAGACCAGCCCAACGCCACTTTACTCTCCCAAGGAGAAAAGAATGCTGGCGAACCCTGATACGCCCATCGTCTGCCCTGGATCTGGGCAACATCCGGGAGCCTGGGTGATGTAGCGTCTAGGCACACCCAAAAAGTCATGGTCATGAGCCAATGGTTAGCTTGTCTTTGACCGCAAGGCAGCACGGCTGGAACTACCCCAGCTCTGACTACGCACTACTACTAGAGATCTGATGGGATCAACCTAGGGGCCAGGAATCGAAAAGCAAAAAAGAGAGTCATCATGTTGGGTGGCACGAAATGGACAAGCTCGTCGCAGCATTCCCCCCAAAAGGCAAATGACTGGTCCAGAGGCTTGAAGCATCAAGAAAAAACCAGGCACAGCCGGCTGGGCTTTCTCCCCACCGCTAGTCAGAAAACAAGAGAGAAAAGCCAATTCATCAAAGGCAGGCAGACAGGTCATGTTGCACAACGAGGCATCTTTCAGGGGGTGGCTGTAAGGATACATTTTCAGCCCATCACCTCGAGAGAGAGAGCGCATGGCGAGACTTGAGGCCACTACGATGTGATGACATGGCAGATCGACAAAGAAAAACAATGCAACACACAACGTTATTCAACaatagaaagaaaaagatcAAACCATTATAAGATCTGAAACAAAGAAGAGGTTTAGCTTGGGTCTCAAAACCTTTCGACAACAAGTGCCCGGGACTTGGGATCATAAAATCCATGCAGCGAGATTGCGTCCTCATGCACGTATGTGTGGCTCCACGGCATAAAGGCATGTCGTACTTGACAGCGCATCACCAGGGGGTGTCTTTGAGAAAAGAGAAACTCTCACTCTCTCCATTTTTAGTTCAAGGCACGCATCTCGAGGCAAAAACGGGCCCTTGGACCAAGCAGATACTGACACGCCCAGGGACCAAAGCAACAGCCAAGCCCTAATGTGAGGTACGGCTACGTCAGTTGCAGCTTCGGGTGGAATTGACATTTTTTGTTTTGTAAAAATCCATGCATTTTACTACGCTCGGTATTATTCCTCCGTTTCTTTGACCGCCctgctctctctctctcaccgTCTCTTGTATTTCCAGCCCATTAATTTAACTCCCTGAGTAAGAAGGGGTGGGTAAAAAGGGGGCAAGCTAGAGAAGTGCAATGTGAGTATCTCATTGGACAAGTTGATTAAAAATGAAATGCAAGTTGCCGTTGTTCTTTACCGTCAACAAAAAAACAACAACCCCCGCCGGAAGTCGATTTTCACatggagagagagagaggggtCGTCGAGTTGGTTCTCAACGAGAGGAGCGGAGAGCGGTGGGTCTGCCTCTGTTCTAGAGTTTTACACAGTGGAGATGGGGactcttgttgttgctgctgctgctgctgtttgtttgcttgcttgcttgctgaAGAAGCAATTAGGAGGGGGAGTGAAGCTATCATTCTTACTTCAATTGGTCTGACATTGATTGTCAGTTGGCATTGATCTCATCCCACGACAGAGTAAAAAGTCATCCAACTTTCAAGCTGAATCACACCTTTCCATCTTTCCCAACTCCCGGATTGAGTTGAATTGAATTTTTGTCAGAATTACCCGTGCACGCGGCCCGAATCTAGCCGCCGGGAGAACAAAAAGAAGGGCGGGCACCTTTGTTCATCGACCTCCGTCTAGATTGGCCGAGGCCCTCCCGAACGGACGGCGGCGCGCCGAGAACGGAAACGGAGGCCCGACGTGAGGGAGAGCGAGACGGTGGGTGGTGGGGACCTCAACAGGAGACGGTGGATCGATGGAACGGTTCCCCGTGGACAACAAGTGccgagaagaaaaagaaacgaaaggaaaaaaaggagGATTAATCATGGATCCCAGGCTTGGGATCCGGTGGGGGAGATTGAGCCCGAAAGCCGAGGCTGGCTAGcgaaaaaaagaaacgaggGGTGATAAGCGATAACGAGATTGAACAAAGACTTGCAAGACTAATATCGGCTGGGACAGCTCTAAATGAAGCTTGAATGACCTCGTGACTGTTCAACGTAAACCATAAACAGGAGAGATAACGATCCTCACAAGGTCAATCAACTCAATCCAACCCGAGCGAGTCAATTGAACCAACCTCGGGTCAGTTTATCGCGGGGTTTCTCACTGACTCTTCCAAAGTAGCGTTCAAGACGGAGCGGAGCGAACCAACAGAGGGGACGACGCCAACACTGGGGTTCATCCACTAAAAGCCGGGCGCCAGGCCCCGGGTGACACAGACAGAAGTCAATGATGACGTCTTCCAACCCAGGAGGAACACACACACGCCCGTCGCGTTCTAGATCGCGCCGGATCTTTCTCTGGGCTGCCTGCGCTGCTGCACGACTCGCTCCGTAACCTTGGTTTTCCAATGCAAGGCGTGCTTGGAATGACCACCGTTCTGAGGGAGAATTGATGAATGCGCCTCCATGCTAATCGGGCGgcatcaagacaagacaggcgTCGGCTCGATGCTGCTGAGTGCTGAGACAATGCTGATGACTTGCTGACACCCGCGAGTCTCGGGTGCCCTCTTCCGTCCTGATCCTGCGCTGGCCCTTGTCTTTTCCCGTTgcgtgctgctgctcctgcgctgcgctgctgATGTGCTCAGACTCACCACCGTCAAGCCGCACGTCTCAAACTCTCTCTCACacacagcagcaacaaacTTGTTCGCCAGTGTCTCAGAGCGGTCAAGTGACTGGGCGTAGCAGCGTAAAAAGGGGGGATGAGCAAAGTGCTTCACGGGACCTTCCTCGTGAGCCCGACACAGACGCACACAGCCttgagcctctcctcccatGGTCCTCTCACCGTCCAGAGCCGCCCTCTTTCGTGTCAATGCCAGCCCATTCGGGAAAcggaatggatggatgggagggtACGCGCGCCGAGCGGGCCGTTTCACAAGCAAGGGATTGGAAGCGCGGTAGCCCTTGTCCCCCAGTCTTGATGAGCAGTCATGGAGGGTAGACGCCATCCTCTTGTTGTGTCTTGCTTGTTTGTCCCTAGCCTGGCGTGAGGCAGTctctttgtccttgtccaTCCTTTGTCCTGGCTGGTGTGTTTGTCTTGCATTCGTCCCTGCCTACAAATGTGAATCAATCATATCCTGCTATCGCCCAACTGATAAGCACGTCCCAACACTAGACGAGACGCCTTGTCATGCGCTCCCTCTATGGCTCACCTGCCAGAGGGCTGATTCATGATCCGATATGGGAATGGTGGGGAGAACAACCAAGTCATGGACTCTGTCTGCCCGCACCAAAAACTCCGATGAGAAACAGCCCATTGCCGACCGATGTTCGTTCCGAATCGGAACGGAATTCATACTAACTCATTTTCTAGTCGAGCATAGCAACCAAGGCAGAAGAGGCGTGCAGAATGCGACTGGCTATTCGCAATCAATAATCAAGTTTCTGAAGCGTCTTGGAGGATGCACGTCCACCTAGTCCATGTTGGCTGCATCGAATTGCTTCTCGGCTCGCATGTCCTcctcttgttgctgctgatgTGATCACACTTGGAGTAGAAACAGTAACGGTAGAGCGCACAGCCATTGCCCGCCCTTGTCCTGTAGCACCCAATTGCCTGCCGCTCCTTTGCCAATCTATCGTTGTTGCTGACAATTGCACTCGGCTTGGCCGGATATTCGATTCTTCAAAGTCCGACCGTGTCCGGCGCATTCGAGTCGACCGGCGTAAATAATCAAGCAAATTCCGTCAAATCCGAATGGACATGGTTAATTCCTCATGGAAAAACGCCGAAAACTAGTTGAAATTGCCACTGTGCAGTGCGTAATTCGTAATGCGCCGGAGAGCCTGGATGCGACGAGGTCCAATGCGAAGCTGTCGCACGCTGACATTGGATGGCGCGCTGTCGCATTCAGtccagcacagcacagcacagtaCAATACTGTACCGTCCTCTGTCTGCCCTGTGCTCATGTTGACACTGACCGACCAACCTCTCCACACATTATGAGCCCACATACACATGGACCACAGCACCTAATGCAACTCACAGAGTCCAACAAGCACAGGTCCGTCTCATGTCATCGAGAGATGATGACGTTGGCTTTCGGCGGGCATGGAAATGCcatcatcccatcccccatcgacaacaactcCATCCTCAAGCGCCCTGGTCACCAATCAGCAAGACTTCCAGAAGCCCCAGAGCCCCAGTACGGGACGGGAGTCTCTCCTTATCGATAGCCCACCGCCCATGctcatgcccatgcccatgcccatgcccatcacCCTCACCCATCCCACGCCCCCCTGTTCCATGCAAGAGTGCGCCCCCATGCACACCCAGCACGCTAGGCCAGACATGACTTGGCGCCAGGCCTTGTTTCGGCCTCTTTTAGTGCTGCTTCTGAGGCAGACCcagcctgcttctccatATCCTGTGACTCACATCTCGTCGGTGTGGGGGGATGCGCTGCGAGAGTCCAGAGGTTGGGTATGCTGCACGAAGTGTATACGCATacagcagcagcacggcAGTCAATGACTGAGCGACGAGGCATTGGAATTTGGAATCCTGGAAAGAGGGACAGCAGCCTGAACCTGGTGGCGGTGTCTCCAAAGTGCTCCAGTCTGGGTACCCAAACACTTTGTGAGGCCGCCCGTCAGATTGCAAGTATCCCAACTCTTGGCCACTCGGAGACCCTCCCCAAATTCCATTGGAGGTCACCGAGAACCAGGCTGCGCTTTATCACTCCAGAAGCTCCATGGCTCAGACCAGCTGTCACGCGGGTCCCTATTAAGCCCACGGATGATTGACGGCGACGCGACGGGACATGGAACAAGGAACTTGCCACGGGGGTCGCAGTCTGGCGCGACAGACTTCCAATTGAATTCGCCTCACCTTGTCACCTCGTTGCCTGTCACTTGGAGAGAAGCGCTTGTGCCGGACGTTATCAATTGACAATTGCCAAGTGCCCACGTCTTGCGCCCGTCGCCGCCTGCGGCCAATTCGGTCTTCTCTGCGCGCGACAAGATCCCACGCCTGTTGGGTCGACGAGCAAACATCCGACATTGGATCCGTGTAAATGAGCACCGGCCATCGGGTGAGCCACAGCAGCGTCGCGTCGGCCGCGGTGGGGGTTCTTCCCTGGGTTTCCCCAAGAAGCAACtctcaaggaccccaaacAAAGGGTCTGGAAATCCGGAAGCGGGACCGATTGACGAGATGCAGCGTGGCAGCGCACTGAAGCCACAGGCTTACCACAAAGGAACCGTCCATGAATTCTCTTACACCGAGGAGGGCGACTAGAGTTGAGGCAACCGACATGTCTGTGTGCCGCCCTGAAAGTTCAATAAAGGCACAACCTACAGGCGTCAATGCTCAATAGCTGCAGGTCAATTTACAGAGTGCCACTTGGCTCGTCAGGAAGGGAGCCATTGTGCAGCTGTGGTAAATAATTGAGGCTGGTGCAGTAGAGGTGAGGCAAAGCCTGAGGGGAAACGCTGCTGAACCCAGACCGCAAGTCAGACAAACGGTGAGGTGACAGTCTGCCGCAAGCAAGAGACCGTACCGTTACtgtcagccagccagagagCCCATAGTTGGCGCCCAGCGTTCTTGATCAATTGGGCGTTGGGCAGCGAGAAGACGTGAAAGAGGAGGGGCTGATTCAAGACATGAACCGTCACACGCAGAAGGCACACGCCCCCCCTATTTTAGGTCTTCTTTCCTGGAGCAACCATGATTCGTCCTAGACCGTGTGAAAGGAGGGGTAACAGGATCAATATCACCAGAGCAGGCATCGGCCgtggtgacgacgaggaagacggagCGAGAAGCAAGAGCCGAGCGATGGAACGAGCGAGTGAGTGTGGGAGCGTGGTCTAGATAACGGATAATGGTGTCGCGGGACTCTCGTGTGATCCCAAGGTTGCAAGCCTCATCAGAACAAGTCGGGATGGGGAGGACGATCGACGACGCGATGGACATGTGTTTAATGTAGGGGACGCGCATCTGCCGCCGACAAGCCCAGATCTACGACGTCTCTCCGGGGCTTCTGTAGGAACAGCGAGATGGGCCATGACACTTGTCTTGGAACTAGCTGGGTTGGGGAGATTTGGCGCCGGGCCTCGTGGACGCTGCCCGTCCTGACCAAGCCACGAGCGCCTCGGTCGATGAGATGAATGGCTCGGCTGGCCAGATGGGATGCGTACCTACATGTCGCATACCAAGGCCTGGATGGCGCACGAACTGCCTGCGCGTCGAATTGGACCGCCAGCGTCGCCAATTCCTTGGTTGCTTGGCTCGACGACTGGCCGCCGGCCTCATCGCCTAGCTGTAAGTTGTTACGAGCAAGGCAAGGTGAAGATGCAGTTGGTGCTTCCAGCGGCCACTAATGCGCATCAATTGCCCTGGCAGTATGCCCTTGAAGATGGAGCCATTGGATAGACAATCATGAGCcgtgggatgagatgggatgcGCCGTGGGGATATTTACCCGTGGAACCTGGGGGGCCTTGTCTCTGTCCCGTTGCGCCTCGCCTTGCTCGGCCGTCTATGGCATGGTGCTGGGTATTTGGCGTTCTTGGAGCTGGGTTCGGGCTCCTTGCCCTCACTCGCTCGTCTCGCTTCAAGTTGCTCTGCCTGCGACTGTCATTAACTGTCTTCTTGACCGTCCGTTCTCGCTTCGTCATTCGCTCCACTCACACTATTAGCACATGGGGTTCTTTGTGCTTGGTGTACACAGGAAGCAAGCTCAGTTCCTGCTTGCGCGCGCATGCGCGGAAAAAGGCAAATTCAAAATTCCAGCTGCCTGGTGCAGAGGCCGGGCAGGAGATTGGACAATGCCCCAGAGCGAAACCGAGGGACCCAAGAGCGTCGAGCAATGGCTCGCAATTGAGAGCGAGCTGAAAGATGGGGAGGAGAAAGAGGGGTGTAAGTGTCTCCCGTCCGTCGCGCGACGGATGGATTGCATTGCCC
This window of the Fusarium keratoplasticum isolate Fu6.1 chromosome 3, whole genome shotgun sequence genome carries:
- a CDS encoding DUF1996 domain-containing protein, which produces MSSSILFAAGLLVGAAQAYTQVNVASPFMLKNIDPIVFPGEYSKSHLHSFFGSDAATVNTKTSAELQKGCTNAENPNDLSVYWIPTPLYTADGSSYEPIPVMRFSAYYNLGETPAEVAIPQNLKMVAGDANAQTQADVPADAKVEWMCEGESVPIGENGFPTSTCGTHLQQLLYFPQCVNEETLETAYKSRSYGTANWCPEGSKSMPQLRFSIRYDLRKVLPNGWSGEAPFKLACGNAWCSHGDFINGWTEEAAQNMVATTEDKRKFFEVNGALGGFKDGPTCEAKDADPENGTSDYAESVAAMSKRDVSAWGWKSKSRFVRSA